AAGCGCCGCAAGGGGACAGGCCAACAGGAAAGGCACCAGCCACATCTCGCCGACGGTCGGCATCTTGTCCGCGATCTCGGCCAGCACGAGCATCTCTTTGCGCCTTTGCGTCTTTGCGTGAGGTGCTTCCGCCCTACTCCGGCAGCTTGGTTTCACCCTCGCGTTCCAGCCCGCCGCCACCATCCCCGCCCTCGTCGACCTGCTCGGCCAGGCCGATCAGCTGGTCGAACTCGCTGGTCGCGACGTTCTTGGTGGCGTAATCCAGGAACTCGGCCTCCTGCACCTTCGTGTCCGTACCAGCCAACTCTTTGCTGACCTTGGCCTTGGCCTTCATCTCCTCGCGGAGCTGGCGCATATCGGAGAGCTCCTTGCTCGTGCGGTCGGCGCTGATGCCGGAGAGCATGTCGTTGAGCTCCTGCTCCTCCTTGGCGGTGATGACCTCGGCGACGGTGGTCGCGGCCTCTTCCTTGAGCGACTCGATCTCGCGGAGCATCTGCTGGAGCTGGACCTTGTGCCCGGTGATGTTGCCGTCCATCTCCTTGATCTCGGCCTCAAGCTCGTTGATGCGCGCGGTCTTCTCGGTCACCTTCGCGCTGAAGTCGTTGTAGGCGATCATGCACTTCTGGTAGTCCTCGCCGGACTTGATCTGCTCAATGGTCGCGCCGTTGGCCTTCATCTCCGTCGCAACGGTGCGGGCCTTCGCGGCCGCGCCCTCCTTGAGCTGTTCGAGGTGGTTGACCTCATCGCTGAGGGTCTTGATCTTCGACATCTTCGCCTCGTGCTGGACGATGAGCCGGGCGATCGCGTCCTTGTATTGGATCACGCTCTTGCGTTTGTCGTCGATGACGGAGTCGAAGGTGGCCTGGATGACGTGCGGGCTCGTGGAGATCGCGCGGCGGGCGGCGTCGATGCGGCCCGTGAAGAGGTACCCGATCGCACGGAAGTAACGGCCGACGGCTTTGAACATGAGGGGGCTCCCGAGGGGGTGATTTTCGATTTCAGATTGCGGATTTTAGTTTGCTGGTTACCGGGGCATATTCTAGGGGTATCGGTTGTTCATCATGATTCGCGTTGTTTATCGGTGTCGGTGCCGGCGGGCGTCGTACCGGGATCGGCTTTGCCCTCGGCTTCTTTCGCGGCGTAGAGCAGGAACTCCTGCTCGTCGTAGTCGGCGGCGTCGACCTTGTCGATCGCGCGTTGGCAGCGTTCAAGCAGCTCGGCGACGGCGTGTTCGAGGTCGGCCGCGCCGCCCGTGGTGCTCGCGCCGCCGACGGCCGAGCCGACCTCGCCCTCGACGCGGGCCTGCTTGGCGAGTGCCTGGTCGGTGGCTTTGAGGCAGCGGTCGATGATCTCGGGGTAGCTTTGCAGCAGCGCCTGTCGGCGCTGCTGGAGCTGCAGGGTGTAGCCCGCGTCTTCGCCCAGCCGGCCGGTCCACTCGGCGAGCTTGCGTTCGGTGGAGACGAGTTCGAGGACCGAGCGCTCCATCAGGCCGTGCGACTCGCGCAGCGAATCGAGCAGCACGCCGGAGAACGGGCGTTTGTCGCTGGAGAGCTCGTCGAGCATGTGCCGCATATGCGCGAGCATGGTGAGTGCCTCGCGCACGCTCATGCGTTTCATGTCGTCGGGGGTGAGCACATCGGGCTCGCCCAGGCGCTCGGCCGCGCGCTGGTAGGCGAGCTCGGCCTTGCGTTGTTGGGGGAACTTCGAGAAGTCGAGTAGCGCGAGGATGCCCGCCCACAGCGCGAAGAGGCCGAAGGGCAGGAGCGCGACCGTGCCCGCCGCGCTGAGCCCGGCGTCGGCGACCGAGCCGAGCGACGAGAAGACGCCCGACAATGCGCCGGCCGCCCAGCCCCCGGCCGCGAGGACGGCGGAGGTCGCCCAGAACGGGAGGCCGAAAATCGTGAGCTTGCCGATCAGCCGCCACGGCCGGAAGAACTTGCGCAGCCGACCGAAGCGCGGCAGGGGCTCGCGCACCTCGTGGATCGGCGGCGCGGGCACCGGCGGGTGGATCCGCCGGTCGCGCTGCCGGACCAGGTAGGTCAGCTTGGGGGTCTCGCTATCCATCGCTCGCTATTCTCGACGAAAACCCGGCGAAGGCCAAACGCGCCGGCGCGCTTCGTGGCTTGGGTTACTCGTCATCGGGGTCGGCCTCCACGACCTCGGCCTCGGACCCGCCCTCGGGCCGGTTCTTTTCGAGGCGGTCGATCATCGTGTCGTAGCGGTCGAGGATCGTCTCGACCTTGGTGTGCAGCGACTTGAGCTGGTCGTCCTGGTCGGCGGTGATGCGGGTGAGGGGTTCGAGCCAGCCCTTCATCAGCGCGAACTGTTCCTTCATGACGTAAAGGAATGTCGAGGGGATCTTGTTGACGACGCGGATCTCGTGGGGGAGGTCGCGGTGGTGGGAGTCGGGCCGGGCTGCGGATGCCTCGGGTTGATCCGCCGCTTCGCTCGCGCTCAGCGGCGGCTTGGGTGCGGCGGGTTGCACGGCGGCGGCGGGCAGGTTGCCGAGCTGGTCGACTAGGGCATGGATGGCGTCGAGGGTCGCGGGGTCGAGTTTGGCTTCGACGGTGGCGGGGGTTTCTTTTTTCTTCGAGGCGGGTTTGGTCTTAGCGGGCTTGGCGGCTTTGGCGAGTTCGGCGGCGCCGTGGTCGAGGGCGTCTCGGATGGCGTCGAGCCGATCGCCCAACCCGCCGACCTGCGCGAGGACGGGGCCGAGCTGTTTGGCGAGGTCCGCGTCAGGGTTTGGCTTGGCTTTGCCGTTGTTGTTCTTTTGCGCGGCAAGCTGTGCGGCGGCGAGCTTGTCGATCGCGCCGCCGATGGATTTGCGCATATCGCCCAGCCCCTGGTTGAACCCGGCGAGTTGGCCGACCACGGCCGCGGCGGTGTCGCCGCCCATCGCGGCGACGGCGTTGTTGCGGACGAAGGCCTCCTTGATCGCGTCCCAGCGCGCGAGCTCTTCGGGCGTGATCGTGCCGATCATCTGGCGGAACTTCAGGAGGTTCGCCTCGGCCCCGGTGGTCAGGGTCTGCGCGTCCTGCTCGTAGGTCGCGACGATGAGCGCCATCAGCTCGGCGTCGTTCATCACCGGCACGACCTTCTCGGCGATGCGGTTCATGTTGCGGTACGAGCCCTGCAACTGGAACGGCGGCTCGGTGCGGTACGCATCTTCCTGCCCGGCGGAGGCGATGTATTGGAGGTTCACCTTCAAGATCACGTCGCGCACAACGATGAGCTTGCGCATCACATCGGCCATCTCCTCGACCTCCTGCGCGCTGTAGCTGCCCTCGAAGTCGACGCCCTCCCGGCTGCCGGTCTCGGCGATCTGGATGATCGCGTAGACGTCCTGCTGGCTGCGCGCGGCGAGCGTGTTGAGTGTCGGGTTGCTCGTGAGGCAGTTCTCGAGATAGGACATCTTGAATGCGTCGCCGTGCTCGCCGATGATGTCGCCCAGGTTGTAGGTGTCGGCGCGGTTGGCGAGCATGTCGGGGATCTGAAACTTGTCACCCGACTCGGTGTAGGGGTTGCCGGCCATGACGACGGCGACCTTGCGGCCGCGCAGGTCGTAGGTGCGTGTTTTCCCCTTGTAAACCCCTTCGATCCGGCGCTGCGCATCGCACAGGGAGATGAACTTCTGCAAGAGCTCGGGGTGGGTGTGCTGGATGTCGTCGAGGTAGAGCAGGACGTTGTCGCCCATCTCGAGCGCGAGGTTGAGTTTTTCGACTTCTTCGCGGGCCGAGGCGTTGGGGGCCTCGTCGGGGTCGAGGGACGTGACGCCGTGGCCGATCGCGGGGCCGTTGATCTTCATAAAGACGATGCCCAGCCGGTTGGCGATGTACTCCATCAGCGTTGTTTTGCCGTAGCCCGGCGGGGAGATGAGCAGCAGGAGGCCCATGCGGTCGGTGCGTTTGTTCTCGCCGGTCGTGCCGATCTGCTTGGCGAGGTTGTCGCCGATAAGCGGGAGGAAGACCGAGTCGATGAGCTTGTTGCGGACGAAGCTGGTGAGGACCTTGGGCTCGAACTCTTCGAGGCGCATCTCCTCGCGGGCGTCGTCGACGAAGCGGCGTTTCATCTCGGTGTACTGTGTGAAGCGCGGGACATCTTCGCTTGCAAAGCGGGCGAGCCGGGCGAGAAAGCGGTTGAAGTGCAGGTCGAGCGTGCCGTCGTGGAGCGTCGGGTGGCTGCCGATCAGGCCGGTGATTTGCAGGCGGACCTGCACGCTGGCGGTGCGCTCGGTCTCGTGGTCGGGGTCGAGCAGCACGGCCGCGGCCTCGTCGAGCACGGCCGCGGTGTCGCCCAACTCGGCGGGGGCATCCGTGCTGTCGGCAAAGGCGACAAGCCAGTCGCGGATCAGCGCGAACTGGTCGACGCGCTGGCCTCCCGCTTCTTCGCCGATGGCCTCGATGCTCTGGTTGAACTTGCGTGTCGCGCGGTTGGCTTTGAGGTGGGCGCGGAAGGCGGTGACGAGCGCCGCGGCTTCGGGGCCGATGACGAATCGTTCGCTGCGCATGAGCTGACGGCAGAGGTAGGCCCCGGCGTCCTGGGCGAGCGCGGGGTCCAGGGCGTCGTGCTGCTGGGCGAAGGTGCGCAGGAGCGCCGCGGCGCGGTCGGCATAGAGCTGCTGCTTGGAGGCGTCGGGGAAGAGCGCGTGGACCTGGCCAAAGCCCGCGAGCTGGGCGGCGAGGCGGCAGGCGCTGTCGTACTCCGCGCGGTTTTTGTTGGCGAGCACGCCCTGCCAGTAGACGGACGCCAGCGCGCGGGCGTCGCTCGGGAAGCGGAGCAGGTCGATGCCGCTGCCGATCGTCGCCAGGGCGTGGAGGATCTTCGCGGCGTCGGCGTCGTGGACGCCCTTGGTGTAGCCCTCGCTGTAACGCGGGGCCATGAAACGCTGGACGAGGGTGAGGCGTTCGGCGTCGTCGAGCGCGGCGAGTTCGGCGAGGGGTGGGATGCGGCTGTCGTCTTCAATGGCCTCTGCGGGTTCGGTGTCTTTAGCGTCTTCATCCGCACCTTCGCCTTGCGGCTCAGGTACGGCTTGGAGTAGCGGGACTGCTTCCGTGCGGGCGGTGAGTGCCTCGTTGTAGATCAAGTACGCGAGGTACTCGGCCCGGTAGACCGTGTCGTTCTCGGAGACGACCTCCTGGTCCCACACGGGGCGGGTCGCGTTGAAGGCGGGGTCATCGATCTCCTCGAAGAAGCGTGTGCCCGCGAGATGCAGGTGCATCGCGTCGTCGCGCAGGATCGTCGTGAGGTCGATGTCCTGCGTGTTGATCGAGAACTTGTGCCGACCAAAGCGGATGACGTTACCGCCCTCCTGCAGCTCCTGGCGGTCCTTCAACTGACGCACCGCGTCCTCGCGGATCGTCTTCATCCGCGACTGGATGTCGTCGACCCGGACGGTGTCGTCGAGCTCGGCCAGCTCGTCGACGATGTCGCGGACCTTGTCGATCATCAGGTCCGCGGCGAAGTAGCCGTGGATGTCGTTGATGTCCGACATCTGCTCGACGCGAGACTGCACGCCGCCCAAGATGCGGTCGGCCGCCTGGGCGAGCGCGTTGGCGCGCTTGTTGCGCTTCTCGATGAGCTGGAGCTTGCGGTTCTCGAAGGCGTTGTAGACCTCGTCCCGCTTCTCGGTGAGCTGCAGCACAAACTCATCGAACTCGGCGAACCGGCCCTCCAGCTCCTCGACCTGTACCATCACCTTGGTCAGGTACTGCTCGGTTTTCTCGGGGCTGTCGCTGAGGTCGAGGTAGTTCACGACCGACTGGTTCAGGAGCTTCAACTGGCTGTTGAACTCGGCGACGCCCTCGGTCCGGCCCAGCGACTGGATACGGTTTTTCAGCTTTGTCCGCGAGGCGTTGAGCTCGGCGAACACGGCGGAGATCGAGTCGATGATTGCCGTGCGCTGGGTCGCGTCGTCGATCTTCAGGTTGCCGACGATGTCGATGAGCATCTCGAGCTCGCCGGCCGTCTTGAGGATGTCGTCTTCGAGCGCCTTGGCCTCGGTGACCTTGGCGACCGTCTCGATCTTGCCCTCGTGCTCGGCGGCGGCCTCCACATACGGGACCAGCGCCTCGTCCTTGAGCAGGAACTCGGCGGTGCGCTGGCTGAGCGCATCGGTCTGCTCGGTGATGCGCTGCTCAAGTGCGTCGATGCGCGGCAGGTCGGCGTAGCGCAGCTCCTTGAGCGCGATCACCTTGCCGCGCACGCCGCGCAATCCGCCGAGCGACTCGACAAACACGTTGATCGAGTCGTAGATCTTCGTCGCGTTACGGTTGACGAGGTCTTCGGCCTCTTGCGCGACGTCATTGGTCTGCTTCGCGGTCTGCTTGCGGACGCGCGTGACCTTCTCGAACTCGCCCACGGCGGCCTGCGCCGCGTCGCGGATCGCGCGGATCGTGTCTGCCAGGCCGTGGCTCGCCGCGTCGCCCAGCCAGAAGTAGCTGTCTAAAAGCCCCTCGGCCGTGCGCACAATGTCCAGGTACAGCTCGGCGTAGGGGTCGTCGCGCCCGATGAGCCCGAGCACCTCGACGCACTCGGCCATACCGCGGACGATGTCGCGGTTGCC
The sequence above is a segment of the Phycisphaeraceae bacterium D3-23 genome. Coding sequences within it:
- a CDS encoding DNA repair ATPase, producing MAETSDTTQPTDDAGDAQAKGGHPAGEQLDQGTYDIIRNRLRDQGKTLRTQLDTLNDERKEVFGSIEFELTGTDRITTDHNCVPRDMAAVGDRILVGYNVQFGLKTEIDIGDVFAVYKFVDGHFEPEPLDLIDDAVFRKDFQDLYRFYKKTVFAKLFRKGPHVYMKFRVGQDVNDFKAFKWAYTTDDAGNASLQYIDNRSDHEVRYPTQHDFTWTRAGRDEQRPGKHPHVSINDEVFIETIGGDLTIKVEDNTETGQGIYSEPVDDPDQTLDDAEYEYVIEGHLILLRIRPYQEHTHRYFIFNTKLQEVHRCDTIGHACVLLPDDHGLMFCDGYYLASGELQTFPSVPADMVFERRIPAPNGEDYLYIFYNRDTGSYALMAYNLIAQTVETPTVCNGYAFFADGTMVYFKAGEEPQKHHAVQVWQTPIVGPNYEPPTQSDSYLYKIGNRDIVRGMAECVEVLGLIGRDDPYAELYLDIVRTAEGLLDSYFWLGDAASHGLADTIRAIRDAAQAAVGEFEKVTRVRKQTAKQTNDVAQEAEDLVNRNATKIYDSINVFVESLGGLRGVRGKVIALKELRYADLPRIDALEQRITEQTDALSQRTAEFLLKDEALVPYVEAAAEHEGKIETVAKVTEAKALEDDILKTAGELEMLIDIVGNLKIDDATQRTAIIDSISAVFAELNASRTKLKNRIQSLGRTEGVAEFNSQLKLLNQSVVNYLDLSDSPEKTEQYLTKVMVQVEELEGRFAEFDEFVLQLTEKRDEVYNAFENRKLQLIEKRNKRANALAQAADRILGGVQSRVEQMSDINDIHGYFAADLMIDKVRDIVDELAELDDTVRVDDIQSRMKTIREDAVRQLKDRQELQEGGNVIRFGRHKFSINTQDIDLTTILRDDAMHLHLAGTRFFEEIDDPAFNATRPVWDQEVVSENDTVYRAEYLAYLIYNEALTARTEAVPLLQAVPEPQGEGADEDAKDTEPAEAIEDDSRIPPLAELAALDDAERLTLVQRFMAPRYSEGYTKGVHDADAAKILHALATIGSGIDLLRFPSDARALASVYWQGVLANKNRAEYDSACRLAAQLAGFGQVHALFPDASKQQLYADRAAALLRTFAQQHDALDPALAQDAGAYLCRQLMRSERFVIGPEAAALVTAFRAHLKANRATRKFNQSIEAIGEEAGGQRVDQFALIRDWLVAFADSTDAPAELGDTAAVLDEAAAVLLDPDHETERTASVQVRLQITGLIGSHPTLHDGTLDLHFNRFLARLARFASEDVPRFTQYTEMKRRFVDDAREEMRLEEFEPKVLTSFVRNKLIDSVFLPLIGDNLAKQIGTTGENKRTDRMGLLLLISPPGYGKTTLMEYIANRLGIVFMKINGPAIGHGVTSLDPDEAPNASAREEVEKLNLALEMGDNVLLYLDDIQHTHPELLQKFISLCDAQRRIEGVYKGKTRTYDLRGRKVAVVMAGNPYTESGDKFQIPDMLANRADTYNLGDIIGEHGDAFKMSYLENCLTSNPTLNTLAARSQQDVYAIIQIAETGSREGVDFEGSYSAQEVEEMADVMRKLIVVRDVILKVNLQYIASAGQEDAYRTEPPFQLQGSYRNMNRIAEKVVPVMNDAELMALIVATYEQDAQTLTTGAEANLLKFRQMIGTITPEELARWDAIKEAFVRNNAVAAMGGDTAAAVVGQLAGFNQGLGDMRKSIGGAIDKLAAAQLAAQKNNNGKAKPNPDADLAKQLGPVLAQVGGLGDRLDAIRDALDHGAAELAKAAKPAKTKPASKKKETPATVEAKLDPATLDAIHALVDQLGNLPAAAVQPAAPKPPLSASEAADQPEASAARPDSHHRDLPHEIRVVNKIPSTFLYVMKEQFALMKGWLEPLTRITADQDDQLKSLHTKVETILDRYDTMIDRLEKNRPEGGSEAEVVEADPDDE